DNA sequence from the Methanolobus psychrophilus R15 genome:
TATGCAGTATAACATTTGACGGCCTGCTGCTCAAAAGCGGGATACCGGTCTCCCCGGCGTACGGCGGGCTGATGCAAATCGAAAATCATGAACCTGAAGGTTTTATTGATCTTATATCCTATAACGGTACATCCATCGATCCCATTAAACTTTTCTTAAGAAGAAAGTCGACCTCCGTTCTTCAGACTTTCGACACGGGAAGCGGGAAAATGCTGGCCAATATGCGGGAAATACCTGCAGCTGCAGCATCCAGAGCTTTGGAAGTGATTGAACTTGCCAAAAAAGCAGATATTCAGGGACATATATGTATCGGCGAACCCGGGGAAGAAGTATTCTATGCGCCAGTCTCAAGAGGAATGGTCGGCATTCCTGTCATGGCAGGCATTAATGCTGTGGCTGCTGTAGAAGAGGCAGGCATTAAGGTAGAGACACTCCCTGTTTCCACAGTAGTGGAATACAGGCGGATGAAACAGATCTGACGGCCCTGTCCGCTTGGCCTGCTTTAAGGAAGAAAAAGCTATAGCTTGCTCTTTTTTACAATATTCATCATTGAGAAGTAACCCCGGCCAAATTCCTGTGACAGAATGGAATAAGCCTGTCTGTCGGTGACTCCGGTGCGCTTTATGTGATGATAGCGTTCCATTACGCTGCCAGTCTCTTCTTTTGTCCAGCGTTTCCTCTGGTTGAAATGCGGATTGCCGCCATTGGACCGCAGGCCCTCCAGCATCCATCCGCGCTGTATGTTATTGATGTGCTCGATCTGGTGCTCATATGCTGTTCTGTTTATTTCAAAACCTGTGGAGTACCTGCCAAGGGAAAGGGCGACCTTTGCGGTGGAAAAGCTTCCCAGGAAGAAGTCGCATATAAGGTCATCTTCGTCCGAGGAATAAAGGATCATTTTCCTAAGCAGTTCAACAGGCAGTTCATTCCTGTTCTTTGTCCTGCCTTTTTTGAAATCCCGACCGATGGTCCATACATCCTCAAGATCACAGTAGAGCATGGATGAACCCTCCGAATCCTTTTCCGCGGCACCGAAACGGCAGTAAGGATTGAACTTGGCTTCTGCACCGTCCTTTTTCCGGCAGTAGAGGATATGATAGTGGGAAGTCACGAATTTGTGCTTGGTGCTTACCCCGAAGTTGTATTTCCAGATGATGTGATTGATGAGTTCAAGGCCGTTCTGTTCAATGGCAAGCAGGATATCCAGCAGGTTGGTCCACCCTGAAACGATATACATGGAACCTGTGTCTTTCAGAATCCTTTTTGCCTGCTCTACCCACCTGAAAGAGAAATCCCTGTAATTCTCTCTTGAGACCTCCACATAACCCTGCACAACATGTTCCTCCTTGCGGTTATAGAGCTTGTGTAGCTGATCGCCCTCTATGGCAAAAGGCGGGTCCGTGATGACAAGGTCCACCACTGCATCCGGAATATAAGCTTTTGCGCCGGCGATGCAGTCCATGTTGTAGTATGTGTCTCTCATCAGAGCGAAATATGCACTTACACCATATATATGCTTTTAGAATATTATATTAACATTGATATATATTTCAAAGAGATTTGATTCTGCATCGGGCAGCAATTGACGTCACGTCCTGTTAAGCCTTCTGGCTGAATATTGGTGTTCTTTGCAGTCTGCAATCTACTGTACAAACTTGGTAACATTGACTATGATACAAAACTATAAATATAATGGACTCTACACTAGGTATCCGTCTACCTAGTAAGACAAAATTCAGGTGTATAGCCATGATCAGAACATTACCAAAAATCGATTCCAGAATGATATTGCAGTTCTTGCTGCTTATCAGTGTCATACTTATGGCGTTTGCCGTGCCGGGTTCGGCAGAAACCGTAGAACAAAATGCAGAGGATATCGCAAACCTCCAGACCGCGCTTACATTCTTGTGGCTGATAATCGCAGGTGCCATTGTGTTCCTGATGCATGCGGGATTCTCGCTTGTTGAGATCGGGCTTACCCGTACGAAGAACACAGCTAACATCCTGATGAAGAACTTCATGACCATCTGTCTGGGTGTAGTTGTATACTGGGCAGTCGGCTGGGGAATAATGTACGGTGCGGATTATGCCGGGCTTATAGGCATCGACCAGTTCTTCCTGATGGGAGCTGACAATGCTTTGTGGAACAGCTGGTGGTTCCAGATGGTCTTTGCTGCAACCGGCGCAACAATAGTTTCAGGTGCCATGGCAGAAAGAACCGACTTCAGGGCATACCTCATCTACACAATACTTATGGTAGCACTCATCTACCCTGTATACGGACACTGGGTATGGAGCGGTGCAGGAATACTTACAAGCGGCTTCCTCGTTGATGCCATTGGTGTTGCACACCACGACTTTGCAGGATCGGGAGTTGTTCACTCCATTGGTGGATATGCAGCACTGGCCGGTGTACTGGTAGTAGGTTCAAGGATAGGCAAGTTCAGGAATGGAAAGCCAATCGCAATACCAGGTCACAGCCTTCCCCTGGCATTCCTCGGTACCCTTATCCTGGCATTCGGCTGGGTAGGATTCAACGGTGGAAGTACCCTTGATGGTAACGACCCTTA
Encoded proteins:
- a CDS encoding ammonium transporter; this translates as MIRTLPKIDSRMILQFLLLISVILMAFAVPGSAETVEQNAEDIANLQTALTFLWLIIAGAIVFLMHAGFSLVEIGLTRTKNTANILMKNFMTICLGVVVYWAVGWGIMYGADYAGLIGIDQFFLMGADNALWNSWWFQMVFAATGATIVSGAMAERTDFRAYLIYTILMVALIYPVYGHWVWSGAGILTSGFLVDAIGVAHHDFAGSGVVHSIGGYAALAGVLVVGSRIGKFRNGKPIAIPGHSLPLAFLGTLILAFGWVGFNGGSTLDGNDPYVNLVIANTFLAGAAGCIAVMLITWLKTGKPDPSLTANGLLAGLVAITAPCGSVENWAAIVIGIVGGIIVYAGVMFNENVLKLDDPVGAIAVHGYSGSWGLLAVGIFSVGMGNGILADAVYAAEGVGLIYGGYQQFLIQAVAVIISIVWAFGISFIIFKVLDWTIGLRVSEEHEITGLDIVEHGISAYPEFMIQEE
- a CDS encoding DNA methylase N-4/N-6 domain protein; the encoded protein is MRDTYYNMDCIAGAKAYIPDAVVDLVITDPPFAIEGDQLHKLYNRKEEHVVQGYVEVSRENYRDFSFRWVEQAKRILKDTGSMYIVSGWTNLLDILLAIEQNGLELINHIIWKYNFGVSTKHKFVTSHYHILYCRKKDGAEAKFNPYCRFGAAEKDSEGSSMLYCDLEDVWTIGRDFKKGRTKNRNELPVELLRKMILYSSDEDDLICDFFLGSFSTAKVALSLGRYSTGFEINRTAYEHQIEHINNIQRGWMLEGLRSNGGNPHFNQRKRWTKEETGSVMERYHHIKRTGVTDRQAYSILSQEFGRGYFSMMNIVKKSKL